In one Acidimicrobium ferrooxidans DSM 10331 genomic region, the following are encoded:
- a CDS encoding glycosyltransferase, giving the protein MESPRLRERAASPPLGAALVAAGLLDEHDLAVALEQQTRSRRRLGEVLVRRGIVPRLDLARVLAERARVPFVTLVDREPRRELLEGLDLEACVRERLVPIDRDDDGTLVVASSEVPTDTVRESAERLSGAPVRLVLTTEWDLLRYIVRAGADHIGRRAAYGLAETDLDLSAAHVLTRAQAIGLVVVAVVVVLVGIVDTRALLGAALAGAATLLALVVLFRAVVAFRGAGVPWVVPERLLDDADLPTYTILVPLYREAAVVPALMTSLANLDYPPEKLEALVLVEADDDATRDALVAARPPSWVTVVTVPPEGPATKPKALNVGLALASGELLVIYDAEDRPEPDQLRIVASIFADADHDLACVQAALNYHNARHNLLTRLFTLEYSQWFDYLLPGLEALELPIPLGGTSNHFRTQLLRSLGGWDPFNVTEDADLGIRAAVKGARVATAASTTWEEATARPGAFIRQRTRWIKGYVQTALVHARHPIRLVRAVGPIQALAFAVLIAGTPIAFWTIVPLDLTFVASLVLSPHVLVDLVPRWALAVGFVDLVIGNAVVIYLSIVAVFRRRQWSLVWAALLTPVYWILHSLAAYRALAQLVTRPHYWDKTDHGVAL; this is encoded by the coding sequence ATGGAGAGCCCGCGGCTTCGCGAGCGCGCAGCTTCGCCACCGCTCGGCGCCGCGCTCGTGGCCGCGGGCCTGCTCGACGAGCACGACCTCGCCGTGGCACTCGAGCAGCAGACCCGGAGCCGACGACGCCTCGGTGAGGTGCTCGTACGCCGAGGCATCGTCCCACGCCTCGATCTCGCCCGTGTGCTCGCAGAACGCGCTCGCGTGCCCTTCGTGACCCTCGTCGATCGCGAGCCACGACGGGAGCTGCTCGAGGGGCTCGACCTCGAGGCGTGCGTCCGCGAGCGGCTGGTCCCGATCGACCGAGACGACGATGGCACGCTCGTGGTTGCGAGCTCGGAGGTGCCGACCGACACCGTGCGCGAGAGCGCCGAACGTCTCAGCGGCGCTCCTGTCCGGCTCGTGCTCACCACCGAGTGGGACCTGCTCCGCTACATCGTGCGCGCAGGCGCCGATCACATCGGCCGACGAGCGGCCTACGGTCTCGCGGAGACGGATCTCGACCTGTCGGCAGCCCACGTGCTCACGAGGGCCCAAGCCATCGGCCTCGTCGTCGTCGCGGTCGTGGTCGTCCTCGTTGGCATCGTCGACACCCGAGCACTCCTCGGGGCCGCACTCGCTGGCGCTGCCACCCTCCTCGCGCTCGTCGTGCTCTTTCGAGCGGTCGTTGCCTTCCGGGGCGCCGGCGTGCCGTGGGTCGTGCCAGAGCGCCTCCTCGACGACGCAGACCTGCCGACCTACACCATCCTCGTCCCGTTGTATCGAGAGGCGGCGGTGGTCCCGGCGCTCATGACCTCGCTCGCCAACCTCGACTACCCACCAGAGAAGCTCGAGGCGCTCGTACTCGTCGAGGCCGACGACGACGCCACCCGGGACGCGCTCGTCGCGGCGCGCCCGCCGAGCTGGGTCACCGTCGTGACCGTGCCGCCCGAGGGGCCCGCGACGAAGCCGAAGGCCTTGAACGTCGGGCTCGCGCTCGCCTCCGGTGAGCTGCTCGTGATCTACGACGCCGAGGATCGACCCGAACCCGACCAGCTCCGGATCGTGGCCTCGATCTTCGCCGACGCCGACCACGACCTTGCGTGCGTCCAGGCAGCGCTGAACTACCACAACGCCCGCCACAACCTGCTCACGCGCCTGTTCACCCTCGAGTACTCCCAGTGGTTCGATTACCTCCTCCCCGGCCTCGAGGCGCTCGAGCTGCCGATCCCACTGGGAGGGACCTCGAATCACTTCCGCACGCAGCTGCTGCGCTCGTTGGGAGGCTGGGATCCGTTCAACGTCACCGAGGATGCCGATCTCGGCATTCGGGCCGCGGTGAAGGGTGCCCGGGTCGCCACCGCCGCCTCCACCACGTGGGAGGAGGCGACCGCTCGCCCCGGCGCCTTCATCCGCCAACGGACGCGCTGGATCAAGGGCTACGTCCAGACAGCCCTCGTGCACGCCCGCCACCCGATCCGGCTGGTCCGAGCGGTCGGGCCGATCCAGGCCCTCGCCTTCGCCGTCCTCATCGCCGGCACGCCGATCGCCTTCTGGACGATCGTGCCCCTCGACCTGACCTTCGTGGCCTCTCTCGTCCTCTCGCCGCACGTCCTCGTCGATCTCGTACCGCGCTGGGCGCTCGCCGTCGGATTCGTCGACCTCGTCATCGGCAACGCCGTGGTGATCTACCTCTCCATCGTGGCCGTCTTCCGTCGGCGTCAATGGTCGCTCGTGTGGGCCGCCTTGCTCACGCCGGTCTACTGGATCTTGCACTCGCTCGCGGCCTATCGAGCCCTCGCCCAGCTCGTGACCCGGCCGCACTACTGGGACAAGACCGACCACGGAGTCGCGCTGTGA
- the purL gene encoding phosphoribosylformylglycinamidine synthase subunit PurL, producing the protein MDEPRHRSLGLTDDEYESIHTLLRREPNDTELAMFSIMWSEHASYKSSRALLGRLPSRGSRVIMGPGENAGVVALTDSVAVAIRMESHNHPSAIEPHQGAATGVGGILRDIFTVGARPIALLDSLWMGPQDDARSRWITDGVVGGISAYGNAVGVPTVGGELRVDACYGANPLVNVVAVGVAPTEALVRARAEGIGNYVVLLGAPTGRDGIGGVSVLASAGFDATAEQKRPSVQVGDPFEEKKLIEACLALMRAGLVTGVQDLGGAGLTCATSETAAAAGVGMDIFLDAVPRREPGMTPMEVLCSESQERMLAIVEPGLLDEVIATCRRFEVTASVIGVVRPPDAEGPYAGEGVLRAFESDGGPLAAVIPARLLAHDGPRYRRPMAPPADLTERRAQVVTLDAPGATLLAEVVNDPIDPAGVWRRYDHMLFRTSLVEPGADAALLRVRTPEVGDTGRAIAITVDGNNRWTRVDPRHGATWLVAEGVANLACVGATPLALVDCLNFGNPEHPTVMWQLAESIDGIAEAARALGVPVVGGNVSLYNEADGIDIDPTPIVSLLGERATPTAPVPAPERAHGSLVVLAPRGAEPQLAGSRAAAVAGVDGGTLAPLDWEAHRRLCDAVADLVVGDEVSAATNLSAGGLARSAARFALRSRQEARLETTDTLALVGEHPSRVLVATDDPERLVAWASAKDLDATVVGSLAPSGEPALVVGAHRIVLGRTQDVPALVPTDA; encoded by the coding sequence ATGGACGAGCCGCGCCACCGATCCCTCGGGCTGACCGACGACGAGTACGAGAGCATTCACACGTTGCTCAGGCGCGAGCCGAACGATACCGAGCTCGCGATGTTCTCCATCATGTGGTCGGAGCACGCGTCCTACAAGTCCTCACGGGCACTGCTCGGCCGACTCCCGTCACGTGGTTCGCGTGTCATCATGGGCCCTGGCGAGAACGCCGGCGTCGTCGCGCTGACGGACTCGGTGGCGGTCGCGATCCGCATGGAGAGCCACAACCATCCGAGTGCGATCGAACCACACCAGGGTGCTGCAACCGGGGTCGGCGGCATCCTCCGCGACATCTTCACCGTCGGAGCACGACCCATCGCGCTGCTCGATTCGCTGTGGATGGGGCCCCAGGACGACGCGAGGAGCCGCTGGATCACCGACGGAGTCGTCGGCGGCATCTCTGCTTACGGCAACGCGGTCGGGGTGCCGACGGTCGGGGGCGAGCTACGGGTCGATGCGTGCTACGGCGCCAATCCCCTCGTCAACGTCGTCGCGGTGGGTGTCGCGCCCACCGAGGCGCTCGTGCGTGCTCGCGCCGAGGGTATCGGCAACTACGTCGTCCTCCTCGGCGCCCCGACCGGACGAGACGGCATCGGCGGGGTCTCCGTGCTGGCCTCTGCCGGCTTCGATGCCACCGCGGAGCAGAAGCGCCCGAGCGTGCAGGTCGGCGATCCGTTCGAGGAGAAGAAGCTGATCGAGGCGTGCCTCGCGCTCATGCGCGCCGGCCTCGTCACCGGCGTCCAGGACCTCGGCGGCGCGGGACTGACGTGCGCGACCTCGGAGACGGCGGCCGCAGCGGGCGTCGGGATGGACATCTTCCTCGACGCCGTGCCACGTCGTGAGCCCGGGATGACGCCGATGGAGGTCCTGTGCTCGGAGTCGCAAGAGCGCATGCTCGCCATCGTCGAGCCCGGGCTCCTCGACGAGGTCATCGCGACCTGCCGACGCTTCGAGGTGACCGCGTCGGTCATCGGGGTGGTGCGCCCACCCGATGCGGAGGGCCCGTACGCCGGTGAAGGAGTTCTGCGAGCCTTCGAGAGCGACGGGGGACCGCTCGCCGCCGTCATCCCGGCGCGGCTGCTCGCCCACGACGGGCCGCGCTATCGACGCCCCATGGCGCCGCCGGCCGACCTCACCGAGCGACGCGCACAGGTCGTGACCCTCGATGCGCCGGGAGCGACGCTCCTCGCCGAGGTCGTCAACGACCCGATCGACCCCGCCGGGGTGTGGCGACGCTACGACCACATGCTGTTTCGCACGAGCCTGGTCGAACCAGGCGCCGACGCGGCACTCCTGCGTGTGCGCACGCCCGAGGTCGGCGACACCGGACGCGCCATCGCCATCACCGTCGATGGCAACAACCGCTGGACCCGTGTCGACCCGCGTCATGGGGCTACGTGGCTGGTCGCCGAAGGCGTCGCGAACCTCGCGTGCGTGGGGGCAACGCCCCTGGCTCTCGTCGACTGCTTGAACTTCGGCAACCCCGAGCACCCCACGGTGATGTGGCAGCTCGCCGAGAGCATCGACGGCATCGCCGAGGCAGCCCGAGCACTGGGGGTCCCCGTCGTCGGTGGCAACGTCAGTCTCTACAACGAGGCAGACGGGATCGACATCGACCCGACCCCCATCGTGTCGCTGCTCGGCGAGCGCGCCACGCCGACCGCGCCGGTACCCGCTCCGGAGCGCGCCCACGGCAGCCTCGTCGTCCTCGCGCCACGAGGGGCAGAACCCCAGCTCGCGGGCTCGCGAGCGGCGGCCGTGGCGGGTGTCGATGGCGGCACCCTGGCGCCGCTCGACTGGGAAGCGCACCGTCGTCTGTGCGACGCGGTGGCGGACCTCGTCGTCGGGGACGAGGTGAGCGCGGCAACCAACCTGTCCGCCGGCGGGCTCGCGCGATCAGCCGCCAGGTTCGCCCTTCGCAGTCGGCAGGAGGCTCGGCTCGAGACCACGGACACGCTCGCGCTCGTCGGCGAGCACCCGTCGCGGGTCCTCGTCGCCACCGACGACCCGGAGAGGCTCGTGGCCTGGGCGTCGGCGAAGGACCTCGACGCGACCGTCGTCGGCTCGCTGGCTCCGTCGGGCGAGCCAGCCCTCGTGGTCGGCGCGCACCGGATCGTGCTCGGTCGTACCCAGGACGTGCCGGCGCTCGTGCCGACCGACGCCTAA
- the purQ gene encoding phosphoribosylformylglycinamidine synthase subunit PurQ — MSSVAVVVFPGTNCEHDVVGAYAELGVTARLVHHGESELGAVDAVVIPGGFSYGDYLRPGAIARFAPAMGAVMDAARRGVPILGICNGFQVLCEAGLLPGALQKNAGLSFLCEHVEVEVASVESVLTQKMRAHERLSLPINHFEGNFTADDDTLRRLEESGRVVLRYVANPNGSAHDIAGIADASGRVVGLMPHPERAGGGYGLAEPAGRLLAGLLG; from the coding sequence GTGAGCAGTGTCGCCGTCGTCGTCTTCCCAGGCACGAACTGCGAGCACGACGTGGTCGGCGCCTACGCCGAACTCGGCGTCACCGCCCGCCTCGTCCACCATGGCGAGAGCGAGCTCGGAGCGGTCGACGCCGTCGTGATCCCTGGTGGGTTCTCCTACGGTGACTACCTGCGACCCGGAGCGATCGCACGGTTTGCGCCGGCCATGGGCGCGGTGATGGATGCAGCGCGGCGTGGGGTCCCGATCCTCGGGATCTGCAACGGCTTCCAGGTGCTGTGCGAGGCGGGGCTCCTGCCGGGCGCGCTCCAGAAGAACGCGGGCCTCAGCTTCCTGTGTGAGCACGTCGAGGTCGAGGTCGCGAGCGTCGAGAGCGTCTTGACCCAGAAGATGAGGGCACACGAGCGTCTGTCGCTGCCGATCAATCACTTCGAGGGCAACTTCACCGCCGACGACGACACGCTACGCAGGCTCGAGGAGTCCGGTCGCGTCGTGCTCCGCTACGTCGCGAATCCGAACGGCTCGGCCCACGACATCGCCGGGATCGCGGATGCGTCGGGTCGCGTGGTCGGTCTCATGCCGCATCCGGAGCGAGCCGGCGGAGGCTACGGTCTTGCCGAGCCCGCCGGCCGGTTGCTCGCTGGTCTGCTCGGTTAG
- the purS gene encoding phosphoribosylformylglycinamidine synthase subunit PurS, with product MSAHTWVALVVVEPRPGIADPEGRAITDAARHLELAPGVNVSAGRAFRLELRAVDERDALDQASVLAERLLANPVIQTWRIAELEVVAP from the coding sequence ATGAGTGCGCACACCTGGGTGGCGTTGGTCGTGGTCGAGCCGAGACCGGGCATCGCGGACCCCGAGGGGCGGGCCATCACGGACGCGGCTCGGCACCTCGAGCTCGCGCCGGGTGTCAACGTGAGTGCGGGACGCGCCTTTCGCCTCGAGCTTCGCGCCGTCGACGAGCGTGATGCGCTGGACCAGGCCAGCGTGCTCGCCGAGCGCCTCCTCGCCAATCCGGTGATCCAGACGTGGCGCATCGCCGAACTCGAGGTCGTTGCCCCGTGA
- a CDS encoding phosphoribosylaminoimidazolesuccinocarboxamide synthase — translation MSLTRVGVGKVRETWVDPRDEAALLVVATDRVSAFDVVLPELVPDKGRLLTAIAAAAFERVASDVATHLLEVATDVPDVWLGRTLRVRRLAMLPVECVVRGRLVGSAWESYQRDGTAFGRELPRDLDFGAPFPEPLFTPTTKAHVGHDLPLGPDELGELVGERRARELADRSLEVFSLLASWFDAKGLTLVDAKFEFGLDGRALVLADEIATPDAARIVAGDLGQNPQWLDKQLLRDWLVAEGFRGEGPPPPLPSDLVGELRGRYVTVYETLTGRSFDEWPGSADPYGGERA, via the coding sequence GTGAGCCTCACGCGCGTTGGTGTCGGCAAGGTCCGTGAGACCTGGGTGGATCCGAGGGACGAGGCGGCGCTGCTGGTCGTCGCCACCGACCGCGTGAGCGCTTTCGACGTCGTCCTTCCTGAGCTCGTCCCCGACAAGGGTCGGCTGCTCACGGCCATCGCGGCCGCGGCCTTCGAGCGCGTCGCGAGCGACGTGGCCACCCACCTCCTCGAGGTCGCGACCGACGTCCCCGATGTGTGGCTCGGTCGTACGCTTCGGGTGCGGCGACTCGCGATGCTGCCGGTCGAGTGCGTGGTGCGCGGTCGGCTGGTGGGCAGCGCCTGGGAGTCCTACCAGCGCGACGGCACCGCGTTCGGTCGCGAGCTGCCACGGGACCTCGACTTCGGTGCTCCATTCCCCGAGCCCCTGTTCACCCCGACGACCAAGGCTCACGTCGGCCACGACCTGCCGCTCGGGCCAGACGAGCTCGGCGAGCTCGTCGGCGAGCGGCGTGCTCGCGAGCTCGCCGACCGGTCCCTCGAGGTGTTCTCCCTGCTCGCGTCCTGGTTCGACGCGAAGGGGCTCACCTTGGTGGATGCGAAGTTCGAGTTCGGCCTCGACGGGCGTGCGTTGGTGCTCGCCGACGAGATCGCTACGCCCGACGCGGCTCGCATCGTCGCCGGGGACCTCGGCCAGAACCCCCAGTGGCTCGACAAGCAGCTCCTTCGGGACTGGCTCGTGGCCGAGGGTTTCCGTGGCGAGGGACCGCCACCTCCCCTGCCGAGCGATCTCGTCGGTGAGCTGCGTGGCCGCTACGTGACGGTCTACGAGACGCTGACGGGACGCTCGTTCGACGAGTGGCCGGGCAGCGCCGATCCCTACGGAGGAGAGCGGGCATGA
- the purB gene encoding adenylosuccinate lyase: MIPRYEDPVIARLFADEARLGRWIAVELAVTDALGALGEIPAEDAARLRQLAPTPDEAFVEAVNDRERITHHDTAAFVDVLQARIADPAARWIHFGLTSSDVVDTALSLALVHATDRVLELVDGLADTLRVRALETRDLVCLGRTHGMAAEPTTFGAKLALFWLALERARARLVAARETISVGKLSGAVGTYSALSPAIERHALEALGLRPTSATQVIPRDRHADVVWALAALGAVLETIALEVRHLARSEVGEVAEPFAVGQKGSSAMPHKRNPVLAERLSGMARLARSAVVPALEDVALWHERDISHSSVERVMLPDAFHVACYGTSLATRIVAGLTVHPEAMAQNLAATRGLVYSQQVLLALVRRGMARDDAYRIVQAAAARTLDEDVPFLDALADDPAVPLSPGELAELASAERLVANLAPLFARLEEAS; this comes from the coding sequence GTGATCCCTCGCTACGAGGATCCGGTGATCGCGCGACTCTTCGCCGACGAGGCGCGCCTCGGGCGCTGGATCGCGGTCGAGCTTGCCGTGACGGACGCCCTGGGGGCCCTCGGCGAGATCCCTGCCGAGGATGCCGCGCGCCTACGCCAGCTCGCCCCGACGCCCGACGAAGCCTTCGTCGAGGCCGTCAACGACCGCGAGCGCATCACCCATCATGACACTGCGGCCTTCGTCGACGTGCTCCAAGCCCGCATCGCCGATCCGGCTGCGCGGTGGATCCACTTCGGTCTCACCTCCTCCGACGTCGTCGACACCGCGCTGTCACTGGCGCTCGTGCACGCGACCGATCGGGTGCTCGAGCTCGTCGACGGACTCGCCGACACGCTGAGGGTCCGTGCGCTCGAGACGCGCGACCTCGTCTGCCTGGGTCGCACGCACGGCATGGCTGCCGAGCCGACCACGTTCGGCGCGAAGCTCGCCCTGTTCTGGCTCGCGCTCGAACGGGCGCGAGCTCGTCTCGTCGCTGCCCGCGAGACCATCAGCGTCGGCAAGCTCTCCGGCGCGGTCGGGACCTACTCCGCGCTCTCGCCGGCCATCGAGCGTCACGCGCTCGAGGCCCTCGGCTTGCGTCCCACGTCGGCGACGCAGGTGATCCCCCGCGACCGCCACGCGGACGTCGTGTGGGCGCTCGCTGCGCTCGGAGCCGTGCTCGAGACCATCGCCCTCGAGGTTCGTCACCTCGCGCGCAGCGAGGTCGGCGAGGTGGCCGAGCCCTTTGCCGTCGGCCAGAAGGGCTCATCGGCCATGCCGCACAAGCGCAACCCAGTGCTCGCAGAGCGCCTCTCGGGCATGGCCCGTCTCGCGCGCTCGGCCGTCGTGCCCGCGCTCGAGGACGTCGCCCTCTGGCACGAGCGCGACATCTCGCATTCGTCGGTCGAGCGCGTCATGCTGCCCGATGCCTTCCACGTGGCCTGCTACGGCACGTCGCTGGCGACGCGGATCGTGGCGGGCCTCACCGTACACCCCGAGGCGATGGCGCAGAACCTCGCCGCCACACGCGGTCTCGTGTACTCGCAGCAGGTGCTACTCGCACTCGTGCGCCGCGGGATGGCTCGCGACGACGCCTACCGCATCGTTCAGGCAGCGGCCGCTCGCACCCTGGACGAGGACGTGCCCTTCCTCGATGCGCTGGCCGACGACCCCGCCGTGCCGCTCTCCCCGGGCGAGCTCGCCGAGCTCGCCTCCGCGGAGCGCCTGGTCGCGAACCTTGCCCCCCTGTTCGCTCGTCTCGAGGAGGCATCGTGA
- the purD gene encoding phosphoribosylamine--glycine ligase has protein sequence MRVLIVGSGAREHALADAVSRGGASVVVAPGNAGIATRFEVSADEARAIEADLVVIGPEAPLVAGLADDLRAAGRLVVGPGAAGAALEGSKIAMKRLCDAAGVPTARWGVATTIEEAAALFDRFGPPYVIKTDGLAAGKGVLVTRDRLAAEADVRAKLSGEAFGDAGRRLVIEEGLGGRELSMIWLVNERDARLLPVAQDHKRLLDGDLGPNTGGMGAYAPAPWANDSLIEEATDRVLEPLLAELRRVGIVYRGFLYAGLMATEDGLSLLEINVRLGDPEAQAIAPLLGEGFVDALVAAARGGTIGDLDVQAGAALGIVMAARGYPEASIGGDRIEGIAEAERLGARVYTAGVRAEADGALATTGGRILTVVGRGDDLATAREVAYRARQAIRIEGATWRSDLGLGAE, from the coding sequence ATGCGAGTGCTCATCGTCGGCTCCGGAGCTCGCGAGCACGCGCTCGCCGACGCCGTCTCGCGTGGGGGAGCCTCGGTGGTGGTCGCCCCTGGCAACGCCGGGATCGCGACCCGCTTCGAGGTCAGTGCCGACGAGGCCAGAGCCATCGAGGCAGACCTCGTCGTCATCGGCCCGGAGGCTCCGCTCGTGGCCGGACTCGCCGACGACCTTCGCGCCGCGGGGCGCCTCGTCGTCGGACCAGGTGCAGCAGGGGCGGCGCTCGAGGGTTCGAAGATCGCGATGAAGCGGCTCTGCGACGCGGCCGGGGTCCCGACGGCTCGCTGGGGCGTCGCCACCACGATCGAGGAGGCCGCTGCGCTCTTCGATCGCTTCGGGCCCCCCTACGTCATCAAGACCGACGGGTTGGCGGCGGGCAAGGGCGTGCTCGTCACCCGCGACCGCCTGGCCGCGGAGGCAGACGTTCGGGCCAAGCTCTCGGGCGAGGCGTTCGGCGATGCGGGTCGGCGCCTCGTGATCGAGGAGGGTCTCGGTGGCCGAGAACTCTCGATGATCTGGTTGGTGAACGAGCGCGATGCGCGGCTGTTGCCCGTCGCCCAGGACCATAAGCGGCTCCTCGACGGCGACCTCGGTCCGAACACGGGCGGCATGGGTGCCTACGCACCGGCTCCCTGGGCCAACGACTCGCTCATCGAAGAAGCCACCGATCGGGTGCTCGAGCCACTCCTCGCCGAGCTTCGTCGGGTCGGGATCGTCTATCGAGGGTTTCTCTACGCCGGCTTGATGGCGACCGAGGACGGCCTGTCGCTGCTCGAGATCAACGTGCGCCTCGGCGACCCCGAGGCACAGGCGATCGCCCCGCTCCTCGGCGAAGGGTTCGTCGACGCCCTGGTCGCCGCTGCCCGCGGGGGCACCATCGGCGATCTCGATGTCCAGGCCGGCGCGGCGCTCGGGATCGTGATGGCGGCCCGTGGCTACCCGGAGGCGTCGATCGGTGGCGATCGCATCGAGGGGATCGCCGAGGCGGAGCGCCTCGGCGCGCGGGTCTACACCGCCGGGGTCCGTGCCGAGGCCGACGGCGCCCTCGCCACGACCGGTGGGCGCATCCTGACCGTCGTGGGCCGGGGCGACGACCTGGCCACGGCGCGCGAGGTGGCCTATCGGGCCCGTCAGGCGATTCGCATCGAGGGCGCGACCTGGCGCAGCGATCTAGGCTTGGGCGCCGAGTGA
- a CDS encoding adenylosuccinate synthase, protein MGAIVVVGLQWGDEGKGKITDLLAGRAAAVVRYQGGHNAGHTIVVDGDAFALQLVPSGVLYPGVIPIIGNGVVVDPKVLVEELRMLEERGVDTSRLVVSGNAHLIMPYHHELDRLTERYLGKAQLGTTKRGIGPAYADKAARIGLRVQDLLDEKIFRAKLDVALREKNLVLAKGYNRLPIDPERVVADYLGTYAPLIAPRIVDSVGLVQRLWREGRTILLEGAQATFLDLDHGTYPFVTSSNPTAGGACTGSGLGPRQIDQVIGVAKAYTTRVGAGPFPTELEGPLADALVDRGHEYGTNTGRRRRTGWLDLVLLQHAVRVNSVSELAITKLDVLDTFDEIQVCTAYEVAGERVDELPYHQSDLHRAHPVTEKLPGWKTPIGQVTTASALPAAARRLLEFIEARIEVPVRWVGVGPSRDQIVELS, encoded by the coding sequence GTGGGCGCCATCGTGGTCGTTGGCCTGCAGTGGGGCGACGAAGGCAAGGGCAAGATCACCGACCTACTCGCAGGGCGAGCCGCTGCCGTCGTGCGCTACCAGGGTGGACACAACGCGGGCCACACCATCGTCGTCGACGGCGATGCGTTCGCGCTCCAGCTCGTCCCGAGCGGCGTGCTCTATCCCGGCGTGATCCCCATCATCGGCAACGGCGTGGTCGTCGACCCGAAGGTGCTCGTCGAGGAGCTCCGCATGCTCGAAGAGCGCGGCGTGGACACGAGCCGGCTCGTCGTCTCGGGCAACGCACATCTCATCATGCCCTACCACCACGAGCTCGATCGACTCACCGAGCGCTACCTCGGCAAGGCACAGCTCGGCACCACGAAGCGCGGTATCGGTCCGGCCTATGCGGACAAGGCGGCCCGTATCGGCCTGAGAGTCCAGGATCTGCTCGACGAGAAGATCTTCCGGGCCAAGCTCGACGTGGCGCTGCGCGAGAAGAACCTCGTGCTCGCGAAGGGCTACAACCGTCTACCCATCGACCCCGAGCGGGTCGTCGCCGACTACCTCGGTACCTACGCACCCCTGATCGCGCCTCGGATCGTCGATTCGGTGGGGCTCGTCCAGCGACTCTGGCGCGAGGGCCGCACGATCCTGCTCGAAGGGGCCCAAGCCACCTTCCTCGATCTCGACCACGGCACGTATCCGTTCGTCACGTCGTCGAACCCCACCGCCGGTGGCGCCTGCACCGGCTCGGGCCTCGGGCCTCGCCAGATCGATCAGGTCATCGGCGTCGCCAAGGCCTACACCACGCGCGTCGGTGCCGGCCCCTTCCCGACCGAGCTCGAGGGGCCGCTCGCCGATGCGCTGGTTGATCGTGGTCACGAGTACGGGACGAACACGGGCCGGCGCCGCCGCACGGGCTGGCTGGACCTCGTGCTGCTCCAGCACGCGGTGCGCGTCAATTCGGTGAGCGAACTCGCCATCACCAAGCTCGACGTCCTCGACACCTTCGACGAGATCCAGGTGTGCACCGCCTACGAGGTCGCTGGTGAGAGGGTCGACGAGCTCCCGTATCACCAGTCGGATCTGCACCGCGCCCATCCCGTCACCGAGAAGCTGCCGGGCTGGAAGACCCCGATCGGACAGGTGACCACTGCATCCGCGCTTCCCGCGGCGGCTCGTCGGCTCCTCGAGTTCATCGAGGCGCGGATCGAGGTGCCGGTGCGCTGGGTCGGGGTCGGCCCGAGCCGCGACCAGATCGTGGAGCTCTCGTAG
- a CDS encoding 2,3-bisphosphoglycerate-dependent phosphoglycerate mutase, translating to MGTLILVRHGQSTYNAENRFTGWVDVPLTDQGVAEAKEAAKAIEADGLRPDVLVTSVLERAITTAELMLHELERPWLPVLRSWRLNERHYGALQGLNKAETAARYGDEQVKLWRRSFDVRPPETDVEAQRLLHADERYRMLPLALVPRTEALCDVIDRVLPYYYDVIVPLLWDGHTVLVSAHGNSLRGLVKVLRDLDDDEVVSLEIANGEPLVFRVP from the coding sequence GTGGGCACGCTGATCCTCGTCCGGCACGGCCAGAGTACGTACAACGCGGAGAACCGCTTCACCGGGTGGGTGGATGTGCCACTCACCGACCAGGGTGTCGCGGAGGCGAAGGAGGCCGCCAAGGCGATCGAGGCCGACGGCCTTCGGCCGGACGTCCTCGTGACCTCCGTCCTCGAGCGCGCGATCACGACCGCTGAGCTGATGCTCCACGAACTCGAGCGCCCCTGGCTGCCGGTGCTGCGCAGCTGGCGGCTCAACGAGCGCCACTACGGGGCGCTCCAGGGACTCAACAAGGCCGAGACCGCAGCTCGCTACGGCGACGAGCAGGTCAAGCTGTGGCGTCGGAGCTTCGACGTGCGCCCACCCGAGACCGACGTCGAGGCCCAGCGTCTCCTGCATGCCGACGAGCGCTACCGCATGCTCCCGCTCGCACTCGTGCCTCGTACCGAGGCGCTGTGCGACGTGATCGATCGGGTGCTGCCGTACTACTACGACGTCATCGTGCCGCTGCTGTGGGACGGGCACACCGTGCTCGTGTCGGCGCACGGCAACTCGCTCCGGGGCCTCGTGAAGGTGCTGCGCGACCTCGACGATGACGAGGTGGTCTCGCTCGAGATCGCCAACGGCGAACCCCTCGTGTTCCGCGTGCCCTAG